In a single window of the Pandoraea pulmonicola genome:
- a CDS encoding CoA transferase, producing the protein MRHAVNAVNPANAAPPRLTISGHGALPCAFPYTDFATAAIACATLGIAGLASGVDGDYGLSDRAATADVNVDRRLASFWFQTTLRAQGWSSPPMWDPIAGDYRAADGWIRLHTNAPHHRAAALSVLGVNAERDALTRAVATWQVDALEAAVVERGGCAAAMRTLAQWDAHPQGIAVGGAPLLHWETFDVGPAGMRRGAVDWRPMPARPLGGIRVLDLTRILAGPTATRFLAGFGAQVLRIDPPDWDEPGTVPEVVLGKRCARLDLKQAEGRTALEALLRDADIVVHGYRPGALERLGLGAAWRRERNPALIDISLDAYGWQGPWQARRGFDSLVQMSAGIADAGMRAANAERPVPLPGQGIDYATGYLMAAAAVQALALRQTRGVGATVRASLARTAHLLVTHRTADPAPAPLSPETISDLAARIEDTSWGPVRRVAAPMSIAGTPVDWALPAMALGTATPRWP; encoded by the coding sequence ATGCGCCACGCCGTCAATGCTGTCAACCCCGCCAATGCTGCACCGCCCCGGCTGACGATCAGCGGACACGGCGCCTTGCCGTGCGCCTTTCCCTATACGGATTTCGCCACGGCTGCCATCGCCTGCGCGACGCTTGGCATCGCGGGGCTTGCGAGCGGTGTCGACGGCGACTACGGCCTCTCGGATCGCGCTGCGACGGCCGACGTGAATGTCGACCGACGACTCGCGTCATTCTGGTTCCAGACCACCTTGCGGGCGCAGGGCTGGTCGTCGCCGCCGATGTGGGATCCGATCGCGGGCGACTACCGCGCGGCCGACGGATGGATTCGCCTGCATACGAACGCGCCTCACCACCGCGCCGCCGCGCTCTCGGTGCTGGGCGTGAATGCCGAACGCGATGCGCTCACGCGCGCGGTCGCCACGTGGCAGGTCGATGCGTTGGAGGCCGCCGTCGTCGAGCGCGGCGGATGCGCTGCCGCGATGCGCACGCTCGCACAATGGGATGCCCATCCTCAAGGCATTGCGGTGGGGGGCGCACCCCTGCTTCATTGGGAGACGTTCGACGTTGGACCGGCCGGGATGCGACGCGGCGCCGTCGACTGGCGGCCGATGCCGGCGCGTCCGCTCGGCGGCATTCGCGTGCTCGACCTCACACGCATCCTCGCCGGACCGACGGCAACGCGGTTTCTGGCAGGCTTCGGTGCGCAGGTGCTGCGCATCGATCCGCCCGATTGGGATGAGCCCGGCACCGTACCGGAAGTCGTCCTGGGCAAACGCTGTGCGCGTCTCGATCTGAAACAGGCGGAAGGTCGCACGGCGCTCGAAGCGCTACTTCGAGACGCGGACATCGTCGTGCACGGCTATCGGCCGGGCGCGCTCGAGCGCCTCGGTCTGGGTGCCGCGTGGCGGCGCGAACGCAATCCCGCCCTCATCGACATCTCGCTGGATGCCTATGGCTGGCAAGGCCCGTGGCAGGCGCGTCGCGGCTTCGACAGTCTGGTGCAGATGAGCGCGGGCATCGCCGATGCCGGTATGCGCGCGGCCAACGCAGAGCGTCCTGTGCCGCTCCCGGGCCAGGGCATCGACTACGCGACGGGGTATTTGATGGCGGCAGCCGCCGTGCAGGCGCTGGCACTTCGACAGACACGAGGCGTCGGAGCGACGGTGCGTGCGTCGCTGGCGCGGACCGCTCACCTCCTGGTGACCCACCGCACCGCCGACCCCGCACCCGCGCCGCTCTCGCCCGAGACCATCAGCGACCTCGCCGCACGGATCGAAGACACTTCCTGGGGACCGGTGCGCCGCGTGGCGGCGCCGATGTCCATCGCCGGGACCCCGGTCGACTGGGCGCTGCCGGCCATGGCATTGGGCACTGCCACGCCGCGCTGGCCCTGA
- a CDS encoding sensor domain-containing diguanylate cyclase yields MKRKLLSAASYTGRLRVQNLAVVFVVAVLCCALLTWAWGTYQRTSDADAALDALRATLLAMEKSSAERGPANAVLGADLPLPNASVVALRNAREATNGCLQELLSALSDDGCEQCNPSLRAVERARLDLAAASANVDLLVQRPREMRSDAAVRDAVDRMVRVIADFVPVAVSRIDVVARGAPDALHYVILARLAADLREYAGQLGSHFTATLTTGRPLTEADQRVIDRTLGRIDQLREMIAAHLVEPPDLGPQALAPLNTRYFAAGLHYVATVRTLASQPRRAPLTTAEFANQYVPTMRAITDFRDSMLGLAKRKVEAQRERALRMLILTAVVEATLVLVIFMVLRNFRRSVVQPFEAAVRFVDSLAQGDLDAPLPDERTPPRRPQVRAVFDALRVLRLNAVELVQLRRERARLHGELEMSADTDPLTRLMNWRAFERQAQALSAIPSQGQVALIKFDIDDFTQINATWGHRVGDDVLRRVGAVCLNTCQPGDVLARLGADGFIILARVLDDSRAQQFAELLRGRIEATALPLPNGGYLSLTASFGIAMACPQTGRTVADAANDPVDVSALLSQAERQLHAARQAQRHAVD; encoded by the coding sequence ATGAAGCGCAAGTTACTGTCTGCCGCCTCGTACACGGGCCGCCTGCGTGTGCAGAATCTCGCCGTCGTCTTCGTGGTCGCCGTGCTGTGCTGCGCGCTCTTGACTTGGGCGTGGGGGACCTATCAGCGCACCAGCGACGCCGACGCCGCCCTCGATGCACTGCGCGCCACCTTGCTCGCCATGGAGAAGTCTTCGGCCGAGCGCGGCCCGGCCAATGCCGTACTGGGGGCCGATCTGCCACTCCCGAACGCGTCGGTCGTGGCGCTGCGCAACGCCCGCGAGGCGACCAATGGCTGTTTGCAGGAACTGCTGTCAGCACTCTCGGACGACGGCTGCGAGCAGTGCAACCCCAGCTTGCGCGCCGTGGAGCGGGCCCGTCTGGATCTCGCCGCCGCGAGCGCCAACGTCGATCTGCTGGTGCAACGCCCGCGCGAGATGCGCAGCGACGCGGCGGTTCGCGACGCCGTCGACCGCATGGTGCGCGTCATCGCCGACTTCGTGCCCGTGGCCGTGTCGCGCATCGACGTGGTCGCGCGCGGTGCGCCCGACGCACTTCACTACGTCATCCTTGCCCGCCTGGCCGCCGATCTGCGCGAATATGCCGGACAACTCGGCTCGCACTTCACCGCCACGCTGACCACCGGCCGGCCGCTGACCGAGGCGGACCAGCGCGTCATCGACAGAACGCTCGGGCGCATCGATCAGTTGCGCGAGATGATCGCCGCCCATTTGGTCGAGCCGCCCGATCTCGGCCCGCAGGCGCTCGCTCCTCTCAATACGCGATACTTCGCGGCCGGGCTGCACTACGTGGCGACGGTGCGCACGCTTGCCAGTCAGCCGCGGCGGGCGCCGCTCACGACCGCCGAGTTCGCGAACCAATACGTGCCGACGATGCGCGCCATCACGGATTTTCGCGACAGCATGCTCGGGCTCGCCAAGCGCAAGGTCGAGGCGCAGCGCGAACGGGCGTTGCGCATGCTGATCCTGACGGCCGTGGTCGAAGCCACGCTGGTGCTGGTCATCTTCATGGTATTGCGCAACTTCCGGCGCAGCGTCGTCCAACCGTTCGAGGCCGCGGTGCGGTTCGTCGATTCGCTGGCGCAAGGCGATCTGGACGCACCGCTGCCGGACGAGCGCACCCCACCGCGCCGGCCGCAGGTGCGCGCCGTGTTCGACGCGTTGCGCGTACTGCGCCTGAATGCCGTCGAGTTGGTCCAACTGCGCCGCGAGCGTGCCCGGTTGCATGGCGAGCTCGAAATGAGCGCCGACACGGATCCGCTCACGCGTCTGATGAACTGGCGAGCGTTCGAGCGTCAGGCGCAGGCGCTTTCCGCGATCCCGTCGCAAGGGCAAGTCGCGCTGATCAAGTTCGACATCGACGACTTCACGCAAATCAATGCGACGTGGGGGCACCGCGTCGGCGACGACGTGTTGCGTCGTGTCGGCGCGGTATGCCTGAACACGTGCCAGCCGGGCGATGTGCTCGCCCGTTTGGGCGCCGATGGCTTCATCATTCTGGCGCGCGTGCTCGATGACTCGCGTGCGCAGCAATTCGCGGAACTGCTGCGCGGACGAATCGAGGCCACCGCATTACCGCTGCCGAATGGTGGGTACCTGTCATTGACGGCGAGTTTCGGTATCGCGATGGCGTGTCCTCAAACCGGCCGTACGGTCGCCGATGCCGCGAATGATCCGGTGGACGTCTCGGCATTGCTCAGTCAGGCGGAGCGCCAGTTGCACGCCGCACGACAGGCGCAGCGTCACGCCGTCGATTGA